In Bicyclus anynana chromosome 1, ilBicAnyn1.1, whole genome shotgun sequence, a single window of DNA contains:
- the LOC112058317 gene encoding uncharacterized protein LOC112058317 has product MANKCAGCGKFMNPSEGASCSSCKSIFHNVCVGIQEKTRLPAGWTCPDCKAKRPRKNNDDTPVKTTAARELVPDTAGEGRHSPASGVIGNRAGDSSMAEELRLFRDTFKEEIGALRKEMQEIRRELSNVSASLLRCDKRIDNLESRFINAQKENNKRMEELEGKIVTQSDTRANNNNNMDSTIAQLKSELNDRDQELLLNDVEITSIPEEKMENTAHVASLIAVKLGVKIGEGDIVKAERVGPARAGREDAARPIVVRLVRRALRDELLKAARVRRGATTADMGLPGSPRRFYVNERLTKTNRQLFNNARATAKKCRWKYTWTRDGRIYARKSEGQSGLRIRTEQDIFRVFGTDKVDTNC; this is encoded by the coding sequence atggCCAACAAATGTGCTGGGTGCGGAAAATTCATGAACCCGTCCGAAGGGGCTTCGTGCTCTTCATGCaagagtattttccataatgtGTGCGTAGGCATACAAGAGAAAACCAGATTACCAGCCGGCTGGACGTGCCCGGACTGTAAAGCGAAACGGCCGAGGAAAAATAACGACGACACCCCGGTGAAAACGACCGCGGCGCGCGAGCTTGTGCCAGACACAGCCGGCGAAGGTCGGCATAGCCCGGCGAGTGGGGTTATCGGTAATAGAGCAGGAGACAGCTCCATGGCCGAAGAATTGAGGCTATTCCGAGACACGTTCAAGGAAGAAATTGGAGCCTTGCGTAAAGAAATGCAGGAGATAAGAAGAGAGCTCTCAAACGTCTCAGCCTCCTTATTACGCTGTGACAAGCGAATCGATAATCTGGAGTCGAGGTTTATCAACGCACAGAAGGAAAATAACAAACGTATGGAGGAATTGGAGGGGAAAATCGTCACCCAATCGGATACTcgtgctaataataataataatatggatAGCACCATCGCTCAACTGAAATCCGAACTAAATGACAGAGACCAAGAGCTCCTCCTCAACGATGTTGAAATAACTAGCATACCGGAGGAGAAAATGGAGAACACGGCCCACGTAGCCTCTTTAATAGCTGTCAAACTGGGGGTTAAAATTGGAGAGGGAGACATTGTGAAGGCGGAGCGCGTAGGCCCCGCACGCGCAGGCCGAGAGGATGCCGCGCGCCCGATCGTTGTGCGGCTGGTGCGGCGCGCACTACGCGACGAGTTGTTGAAGGCAGCGCGCGTGCGGCGAGGGGCCACCACCGCAGACATGGGGCTCCCGGGTTCGCCACGACGCTTCTATGTGAATGAGCGGCTAACCAAAACTAACCGACAATTATTCAACAACGCGCGAGCGACGGCGAAGAAGTGCCGGTGGAAATATACGTGGACAAGAGATGGCCGGATTTATGCTAGAAAGAGCGAGGGCCAATCAGGGCTCCGAATTAGGACAGAACAAGATATTTTTCGTGTCTTTGGTACCGACAAAGTCGATACAAATTGTTAG